A genomic segment from Salvia splendens isolate huo1 chromosome 13, SspV2, whole genome shotgun sequence encodes:
- the LOC121760837 gene encoding uncharacterized protein LOC121760837 has product MANLSSFQVPMLNKSNFDNWSIKMKALLGAHDIWEIVESGYEEPQDETALSQQQRDRLRDARKRDKKALYLIYQAIGDDDFEKISSASTAKEAWKKLQISCIGADRVKKVRLQTLRGEFESLNIKEFESISDYFSRVLAVSNQMKRNGEKLEDVRIMEKILRSLTPNLEHIVVTIEETKDLEEMSIDHLLGSLQAYEEKQKKKQEIVEQLLKLQVSPKEKEESSGSGGGRQGRGRGQRQERGRGRGYARGRGRGYFSNNEERKEFPNKGRGRSSPQSRYDKSSIKCYNCHRYGHYASECRDAKSKVEEKANYMENTNEENGCVLLAYKGEAGRKDDTWYLDTGASNHMCGNRSMFVELDESLKGKAKY; this is encoded by the exons ATGGCTAATTTGTCATCGTTTCAAGTCCCCATGCTCAATAAGAGCAATTTCGATaattggagtattaagatgAAAGCGTTATTGGGAGCCCATGACATTTGGGAGATCGTGGAGAGTGGCTATGAGGAGCCACAAGATGAGACCGCTCTATCCCAACAACAAAGGGATAGATTGCGAGATGCGAGAAAGAGAGATAAGAAGGCTCTCTATCTCATCTACCAAGCTATAGGGGACGACGATTTCGAGAAGATCTCGAGTGCAAGCACCGCCAAAGAAGCGTGGAAGAAGCTCCAAATCTCGTGTATTGGAGCGGATCGAGTAAAGAAGGTGCGTCTCCAAACTTTAAGAGGAGAATTTGAATCTTTGAATATAAAAGAGTTCGAATCAATTTCGGATTACTTTTCAAGAGTCTTGGCGGtgtcaaatcaaatgaaaagaaatggTGAAAAATTGGAGGATGTTAGAATTATGGAAAAAATATTGCGTTCTCTAACTCCTAATCTTGAGCATATAGTAGTTACAATTGAAGAAACAAAAGATTTAGAGGAAATGAGTATCGATCACTTATTGGGATCGCTACAAGCATATGAGgagaaacaaaagaagaaacagGAAATTGTGGAGCAACTTTTAAAGTTGCAAGTGAGCCCaaaggagaaagaagaaagttCGGGCAGTGGTGGTGGTCGACAAGGAAGAGGCCGCGGACAAAGACAAGAGCGCGGTCGTGGCCGAGGATATGCTCGTGGACGTGGACGAGGATATTTTTCGAACAATGAAGAAAGAAAGGAGTTCCCAAATAAGGGACGAGGAAGGAGTTCCCCACAGTCGAGGTACGATAAATCTTCAATAAAGTGTTACAATTGTCATAGATATGGGCACTATGCTTCCGAGTGCAGAGATGCAAAATCAAAAGTTGAAGAGAAGGCTAATTACATGGAGAATacgaatgaagaaaatggttgtGTCCTTTTAGCTTATAAAGGAGAAGCTGGGAGAAAAGATGATACGTGGTACCTCGACACAGGAGCGAGCAATCATATGTGCGGGAACAGAAGCATGTTCGTGGAGCTTGATGAATCA TTAAAGGGAAAGGCAAAATACTAA